A single Carassius carassius chromosome 3, fCarCar2.1, whole genome shotgun sequence DNA region contains:
- the LOC132128664 gene encoding uncharacterized protein LOC132128664 yields the protein LTASHLNNPPVFAKLGETIHMSCFYQSQMAMHFSWYKHELGKNPRLISTIYKYDNKARFYHKFENSSRFFVQNDKGVHRLVIRNIQLSDSATYYCGIAYSNVMEFVEGTELIVEGVKSCTVVNQPALIPSHHGDSVRLTCTVLNQNFVGNNSVYWIIQESEKSHPRLIGAHGTSIGRCEWSSEAGLRACRCVYSFSKKDLKLSDSETYKCTVAACGEILFWNGIKLDIKGADSTEQMMTFVILSIVRTLLILITIATITFWYCMNSKRISHHGSSPPAITLQDRPSRPEGRPGLLMKSVSDHL from the exons ctTACTGCATCACACCTGAATAATCCacctgtgtttgccaaactgggAGAAACTATTCATATGTCTTGCTTTTACCAGAGCCAAATGGCAATGCACTTCTCATGGTACAAACATGAACTTGGAAAGAATCCCAGGCTCATCTCCACCATATACAAGTATGACAACAAAGCTCGGTTTTACCATAAATTTGAAAATAGTTCACGCTTCTTTGTGCAGAATGACAAGGGCGTGCATCGTTTGGTGATAAGAAACATACAGCTCTCAGACTCTGCAACATACTACTGTGGAATCGCTTATTCCAATGTAATGGAATTTGTCGAAGGGACAGAGTTGATAGTTGAAG GGGTGAAAAGCTGCACTGTTGTAAATCAACCTGCATTAATTCCATCACATCATGGAGATTCAGTGAGACTTACCTGCACAGTTTTAAATCAGAACTTTGTGGGAAACAACAGTGTGTACTGGATTATACAGGAATCAGAAAAATCTCACCCAAGATTAATTGGCGCACATGGAACGAGTATTGGTCGGTGTGAGTGGAGCTCTGAAGCTGGTCTTAGAGCATGTCGATGTGTCTACAGCTTCTCTAAGAAAGACCTCAAACTTTCTGATTCTGAGACTTATAAGTGCACTGTTGCTGCATGTGGGGAGATACTGTTTTGGAATGGCATCAAACTGGACATTAAAG GTGCTGATTCAACAGAACAGATGATGACTTTTGTAATTCTTTCCATTGTAAGaacattacttattttaattaCAATTGCCACAATTACTTTTTGGTACTGCATGAATTCAAAAAGAATTTCACACCATGGGTCTTCTCCACCTGCCATTACTCTTCAAGATAGACCATCCAGACCAGAAGGAAGACCAGGTCTTTTGATGAAATCTGTTTCTGATCATCTGTAA
- the nitr12 gene encoding novel immune-type receptor 12, with product MLPDAQRTSTMFKVLLIFFLPLRTGFIASAEVVQKKVLETFTAGETITLECLISQDHENYFSWFKQSLGEAPNCILSLYADTLTPTLYGDFKNDKRFTVLKKGVIFALTIKDAKPSDTGIYYCGSRDYDLITFSSGLFLNYKGVNTRQHHIKQFLSDMDSVTWVNEHEFNPGDSVNLHCSVLTEKCVGDHNIYWFRHESGDTHPGIIYKHGNINDQCEKSSEKDSHIRSCIYNLPKKNLSLTDAGTYYCAVATCGEILFGNGTRLEIGEPISEFVWTDLKVPVLVATNILWLAIIAFLLCKRVQKLQKAFSDTQPLQTTLSSSPANEGVAEELSYAAVHFSGRNSSRHESERSSYSHVVYSTARCSSIK from the exons ATGTTGCCAGATGCACAGAGGACCTCAACTATGTTTAAAGTACTTCTGATATTTTTTCTACCCTTAAGGACAG GCTTCATCGCATCTGCTGAAGTAGTTCAAAAGAAAGTCCTGGAGACCTTCACTGCAGGGGAAACTATAACTTTAGAGTGCTTGATTTCTCAAGACCATGAAAACTATTTCTCTTGGTTCAAGCAATCTCTGGGAGAAGCTCCAAATTGCATCCTCAGTCTCTATGCTGACACTTTAACACCAACATTGTATGGAGACTTCAAGAATGACAAGAGATTTACAGTTCTAAAGAAAGGAGTTATTTTTGCCCTAACCATAAAAGATGCAAAGCCATCGGATACTGGAATCTATTACTGTGGTTCCCGTGACTATGATCTTATAACTTTTAGTAGTGGGCTGTTTTTAAACtacaaag GGGTCAATACAAGACAACATCACATTAAGCAATTTTTGTCTGACATGGACTCTGTTACTTGGGTAAATGAGCATGAGTTTAACCCAGGAGACTCTGTGAATCTTCACTGTTCAGTTCTCACTGAGAAATGTGTAGGAGATCACAACATCTACTGGTTTAGACATGAATCGGGAGATACACACCCAGGAATCATTTACAAGCATGGAAACATAAATGATCAATGTGAGAAGAGCTCTGAGAAAGATTCACATATACGGTCCTGTATCTACAATCTCCCCAAGAAGAACCTCAGTTTAACTGATGCTGGGACTTACTACTGTGCTGTGGCCACGTGTGGAGAGATACTGTTTGGGAATGGAACTCGGCTTGAAATTGGAG aaCCAATTTCTGAGTTCGTCTGGACTGACTTAAAGGTCCCAGTTTTGGTAGCAACAAATATCTTGTGGTTAGCGATCATCGCTTTCCTTCTAtgtaaaagagtacaaaaattacaaaaagcgTTTTCTG ACACCCAGCCATTGCAAACAACACTTTCTTCATCTCCTGCCAATGAg GGTGTAGCAGAGGAGTTGAGCTATGCAGCAGTACATTTCTCTGGAAGAAACTCAAGCAGACACGAGAGTGAAAGAAGCTCATACTCACATGTTGTATATTCCACTGCTAGATGCTCTAGTATTAAATAA